The Cyclopterus lumpus isolate fCycLum1 chromosome 12, fCycLum1.pri, whole genome shotgun sequence genome window below encodes:
- the niban2a gene encoding protein Niban 2a isoform X2, giving the protein MKDCSRDGLTHETLCGDTRGRDMPQDVQTQGLSEDCTVQTPAFTDSVRLHRQAKGHYGTWDMMCGTPPQILANLVMESLHPELRSVIAPRLRGKMQQRQKHWMLISDALYRQVLSQTTSQYEALAEACEALRAPLDGGLRTDMDQIIASKEHVSSKMRALVLPKAEQLLRTNVQPYISSILEALMEPSSRGFSEVREVFFRELVEISKNLLNGGGKDKLGDPMERLSMLALHPVKMQSCYEKVEQLNLEGLQQRFDLASPSVFVSRAQTLMGQQMDNAVYTFEQLLNQSLETQGEDDMCKTIQRCQDRVLKKYDYDSSTVRKKFFRESLLQIIIPYMLQQLSPSCSPELPRFKELIFEDFSRFLLVENLFEEVVLQCVSKDIMMAVKEAAVQRRHNLYRDSIILSNSDPNLHLLEESPQVDWAAKFGGDEPEGPVGDGGESEGGGSGSRRRQVVSMIQLDGIPLSFESCMEVPGVEIIPEEDAEASEEPMSPDSVTGIRDLINPMVKLAPPVSKESPSDMTNGMEPTTGTVTWEDGEQDGVTHVTPTVEGGEQDGVTHVTPTVEDGEQDGVTHVTPTVEDGEQDGVTHVTPTVEDGEQDGVTHVTPTVEDGEQDGVTHVTTTLEDVPRTPPPDKTAPQPVVEQPVESVEEEADGEHQEEAAIKNAIEEREIAVQEDDSGRIAEGSAAGSDCEPSPAAPQASDSSSRSDSGFQSPSSVGPDEGELQPITNGLEAEDKVIDPVEVEVVLV; this is encoded by the exons ATGAAGGATTGTTCTCGTGATGGCTTGACTCACGAGACATTGTGTGGAGACACAAGAGGCAGAGACATGCCGCAGGATGTGCAAACACAAG GTCTGTCAGAGGACTGCACCGTTCAGACGCCGGCCTTCACCGACTCGGTGAGGCTCCACAGACAAGCCAAGGGACACTACGGGACCTGGGACATGATGTGCGGAACGCCCCCACAG aTTCTTGCTAACCTGGTCATGGAGAGCCTCCACCCGGAGCTGAGGAGCGTTATCGCACCTCGCCTGAGGGGGAAGATGCAGCAGAGGCAGAAGCATTGGATGTTG aTCTCCGATGCGCTGTACAGGCAGGTGTTGTCTCAGACCACCAGCCAGTACGAAGCACTGGCCGAAGCCTGCGAGGCCCTGAGGGCCCCGCTGGACGGCGGGCTGCGGACCGACATGGACCAGATCATCGCGTCCAAAGAGCACGTCAGCAGCAAGATGCGAG CTCTGGTGCTGCCCAAGGCGGAGCAGCTCCTGCGGACCAACGTCCAGCCCTACATCAGCTCCATCCTGGAGGCCCTGATGGAGCCCAGCAGCCGGGGCTTCTCCGAGGTCAGGGAGGTTTTCTTCAGGGAGCTGGTGGAGATCAGCAAGAACTTGCTCAACGGAGGGGGGAAAGACAAACTGGGAGAC cccatGGAGAGGCTGTCCATGCTCGCCCTCCACCCGGTGAAGATGCAGAGCTGCTACGAGAAGGTGGAGCAGCTCAATCTGGAGGGCCTGCAGCAGAGGTTCGACCTCGCCAGCCCCTCGGTGTTCGTCAGCAGGGCTCAGACCCTCATGGGGCAG CAAATGGACAATGCAGTGTACACATTTGAGCAGCTGCTCAACCAGTCTTTAGAGACCCAGGGAGAAGATGACATGTGCAAGACCATCCAGCGATGCCAGGACAGGGTTCTCAAG AAATATGATTATGACAGCAGCACGGTGCGCAAGAAGTTCTTCCGAGAGTCTCTGCTGCAGATCATCATCCCATAcatgctgcagcagctctcGCCATCCTGCTCACCT gAGCTGCCTCGCTTCAAAGAGCTGATCTTCGAGGACTTTTCCCGTTTCCTGCTGGTGGAAAACCTGTTTGAGGAGGTGGTGCTGCAGTGCGTCTCCAAGGACATCATGATGG CTGTGAAGGAGGCAGCGGTCCAGAGGAGACACAATCTGTACAGGGACAGCATCATTCTGTCCAACAGCGACCCCAACCTGCACCTGCTCGAAGAATCACCTCAGGTGGACTGGGCTGCCAAATTCGGGGGCGATGAGCCGGAGGGCCCCGTTGGTGACGGCGGCGAGTCTGAAGGAGGGGGCTCTGGGAGCAGACGCAGGCAGGTGGTGTCCATGATCCAGCTGGACGGGATCCCTCTCTCCTTTGAGTCCTGCATGGAGGTCCCAGGTGTGGAGATTATCCCCGAGGAGGATGCCGAGGCGTCTGAGGAGCCCATGTCGCCCGACAGCGTGACTGGAATCAGAGACCTGATCAATCCGATGGTGAAGTTGGCGCCTCCCGTCTCGAAGGAGAGCCCGAGCGACATGACCAACGGGATGGAGCCGACCACAGGCACCGTCACCTGGGAGGACGGGGAGCAGGACGGCGTGACGCACGTCACCCCCACGGTGGAGGGCGGGGAGCAGGACGGCGTGACGCACGTCACCCCCACGGTGGAGGACGGGGAGCAGGACGGCGTGACGCACGTCACCCCCACGGTGGAGGACGGGGAGCAGGACGGCGTGACGCACGTCACCCCCACGGTGGAGGACGGGGAGCAGGACGGCGTGACGCACGTCACCCCCACGGTGGAGGACGGGGAGCAGGACGGCGTGACGCACGTCACCACCACACTGGAGGACGTCCCCCGGACACCTCCGCCAGACAAGACGGCCCCGCAGCCGGTCGTCGAGCAGCCGGTGGAGAGCGTGGAGGAGGAAGCCGATGGGGAGCATCAGGAGGAGGCAGCCATCAAGAACGCCatcgaggagagagagatagcgGTGCAGGAAGACGACAGCGGACGCATTGCCGAGGGCTCCGCAGCAGGGTCGGATTGTGAGCCTTCGCCAGCGGCACCGCAGGCTTCGGACTCCAGCTCGCGCAGCGACAGCGGCTTCCAGTCACCGTCCAGCGTGGGGCCGGACGAAGGTGagcttcagccaatcacaaacGGTCTGGAGGCAGAGGACAAAGTAATTGACCCGGTGGAAGTGGAAGTGGTTTTGGTGTAG
- the niban2a gene encoding protein Niban 2a isoform X1, protein MGDVVSSHLDEGRREVITARTRDVMKEFGSVYQQQYAVALFNSVRYEIEGGGGAQSQLLHRKDPLAGRSIFSGSLFQYLEENRKWRNRFVSVPNSYTISLHESKTAHERGLHPKGTINCAGYKALTSMEEYIDLINTSLPDVKAKSGSNPFIKCATQFPLILWHPYARHHYFCVTTEKEQKKWHAVLQDCVRHSNNGLSEDCTVQTPAFTDSVRLHRQAKGHYGTWDMMCGTPPQILANLVMESLHPELRSVIAPRLRGKMQQRQKHWMLISDALYRQVLSQTTSQYEALAEACEALRAPLDGGLRTDMDQIIASKEHVSSKMRALVLPKAEQLLRTNVQPYISSILEALMEPSSRGFSEVREVFFRELVEISKNLLNGGGKDKLGDPMERLSMLALHPVKMQSCYEKVEQLNLEGLQQRFDLASPSVFVSRAQTLMGQQMDNAVYTFEQLLNQSLETQGEDDMCKTIQRCQDRVLKKYDYDSSTVRKKFFRESLLQIIIPYMLQQLSPSCSPELPRFKELIFEDFSRFLLVENLFEEVVLQCVSKDIMMAVKEAAVQRRHNLYRDSIILSNSDPNLHLLEESPQVDWAAKFGGDEPEGPVGDGGESEGGGSGSRRRQVVSMIQLDGIPLSFESCMEVPGVEIIPEEDAEASEEPMSPDSVTGIRDLINPMVKLAPPVSKESPSDMTNGMEPTTGTVTWEDGEQDGVTHVTPTVEGGEQDGVTHVTPTVEDGEQDGVTHVTPTVEDGEQDGVTHVTPTVEDGEQDGVTHVTPTVEDGEQDGVTHVTTTLEDVPRTPPPDKTAPQPVVEQPVESVEEEADGEHQEEAAIKNAIEEREIAVQEDDSGRIAEGSAAGSDCEPSPAAPQASDSSSRSDSGFQSPSSVGPDEGELQPITNGLEAEDKVIDPVEVEVVLV, encoded by the exons ATGGGGGACGTGGTTTCCTCTCACCTGGATGAGGGCCGACGGGAGGTGATAACAG CTCGGACCAGAGACGTGATGAAGGAGTTCGGTAGCGTGTACCAGCAGCAGTACGCCGTCGCCCTCTTCAACAGCGTCCGCTATGAGatcgaaggaggaggaggagcgcagTCACAGCTGCTTCACAGGAAG GACCCTCTGGCAGGCCGGTCCATCTTCTCAGGGAGTCTGTTTCAGTATCTGGAGGAGAATCGCAAGTGGAGGAATCGCTTTGTGTCCGTGCCCAACAGCTACACCATCAGTCTCCACGAGAGCAAAACA gcacaCGAACGAGGCCTTCACCCGAAAGGAACCATCAACTGCGCTGGGTACAAGGCCCTGACCTCAATGGAGGAATACATAGACCTGATCAACACCAGCCTGCCGG ACGTCAAGGCCAAATCGGGCAGCAATCCGTTCATCAAGTGTGCGACCCAGTTCCCCCTCATCCTGTGGCACCCGTACGCCCGCCACCACTACTTCTGTGTGACGACagagaaggagcagaagaagtGGCACGCAGTGCTGCAGGACTGCGTCAGACACAGTAACAACG GTCTGTCAGAGGACTGCACCGTTCAGACGCCGGCCTTCACCGACTCGGTGAGGCTCCACAGACAAGCCAAGGGACACTACGGGACCTGGGACATGATGTGCGGAACGCCCCCACAG aTTCTTGCTAACCTGGTCATGGAGAGCCTCCACCCGGAGCTGAGGAGCGTTATCGCACCTCGCCTGAGGGGGAAGATGCAGCAGAGGCAGAAGCATTGGATGTTG aTCTCCGATGCGCTGTACAGGCAGGTGTTGTCTCAGACCACCAGCCAGTACGAAGCACTGGCCGAAGCCTGCGAGGCCCTGAGGGCCCCGCTGGACGGCGGGCTGCGGACCGACATGGACCAGATCATCGCGTCCAAAGAGCACGTCAGCAGCAAGATGCGAG CTCTGGTGCTGCCCAAGGCGGAGCAGCTCCTGCGGACCAACGTCCAGCCCTACATCAGCTCCATCCTGGAGGCCCTGATGGAGCCCAGCAGCCGGGGCTTCTCCGAGGTCAGGGAGGTTTTCTTCAGGGAGCTGGTGGAGATCAGCAAGAACTTGCTCAACGGAGGGGGGAAAGACAAACTGGGAGAC cccatGGAGAGGCTGTCCATGCTCGCCCTCCACCCGGTGAAGATGCAGAGCTGCTACGAGAAGGTGGAGCAGCTCAATCTGGAGGGCCTGCAGCAGAGGTTCGACCTCGCCAGCCCCTCGGTGTTCGTCAGCAGGGCTCAGACCCTCATGGGGCAG CAAATGGACAATGCAGTGTACACATTTGAGCAGCTGCTCAACCAGTCTTTAGAGACCCAGGGAGAAGATGACATGTGCAAGACCATCCAGCGATGCCAGGACAGGGTTCTCAAG AAATATGATTATGACAGCAGCACGGTGCGCAAGAAGTTCTTCCGAGAGTCTCTGCTGCAGATCATCATCCCATAcatgctgcagcagctctcGCCATCCTGCTCACCT gAGCTGCCTCGCTTCAAAGAGCTGATCTTCGAGGACTTTTCCCGTTTCCTGCTGGTGGAAAACCTGTTTGAGGAGGTGGTGCTGCAGTGCGTCTCCAAGGACATCATGATGG CTGTGAAGGAGGCAGCGGTCCAGAGGAGACACAATCTGTACAGGGACAGCATCATTCTGTCCAACAGCGACCCCAACCTGCACCTGCTCGAAGAATCACCTCAGGTGGACTGGGCTGCCAAATTCGGGGGCGATGAGCCGGAGGGCCCCGTTGGTGACGGCGGCGAGTCTGAAGGAGGGGGCTCTGGGAGCAGACGCAGGCAGGTGGTGTCCATGATCCAGCTGGACGGGATCCCTCTCTCCTTTGAGTCCTGCATGGAGGTCCCAGGTGTGGAGATTATCCCCGAGGAGGATGCCGAGGCGTCTGAGGAGCCCATGTCGCCCGACAGCGTGACTGGAATCAGAGACCTGATCAATCCGATGGTGAAGTTGGCGCCTCCCGTCTCGAAGGAGAGCCCGAGCGACATGACCAACGGGATGGAGCCGACCACAGGCACCGTCACCTGGGAGGACGGGGAGCAGGACGGCGTGACGCACGTCACCCCCACGGTGGAGGGCGGGGAGCAGGACGGCGTGACGCACGTCACCCCCACGGTGGAGGACGGGGAGCAGGACGGCGTGACGCACGTCACCCCCACGGTGGAGGACGGGGAGCAGGACGGCGTGACGCACGTCACCCCCACGGTGGAGGACGGGGAGCAGGACGGCGTGACGCACGTCACCCCCACGGTGGAGGACGGGGAGCAGGACGGCGTGACGCACGTCACCACCACACTGGAGGACGTCCCCCGGACACCTCCGCCAGACAAGACGGCCCCGCAGCCGGTCGTCGAGCAGCCGGTGGAGAGCGTGGAGGAGGAAGCCGATGGGGAGCATCAGGAGGAGGCAGCCATCAAGAACGCCatcgaggagagagagatagcgGTGCAGGAAGACGACAGCGGACGCATTGCCGAGGGCTCCGCAGCAGGGTCGGATTGTGAGCCTTCGCCAGCGGCACCGCAGGCTTCGGACTCCAGCTCGCGCAGCGACAGCGGCTTCCAGTCACCGTCCAGCGTGGGGCCGGACGAAGGTGagcttcagccaatcacaaacGGTCTGGAGGCAGAGGACAAAGTAATTGACCCGGTGGAAGTGGAAGTGGTTTTGGTGTAG
- the slc31a2 gene encoding probable low affinity copper uptake protein 2 isoform X2 — MVLSVFMVLLLAVFFEVLKVWRVWLGSNARLAPPPQPYAAPQSFGGDSISVVESSPSESSLTPMQSRPLALNTRKRWQLHGIQAVLHMLQVSLGYMLMLCVMSYNTWIFLGVIAGSLLGYFISFPLLGHI, encoded by the exons ATGGTGCTGTCGGTGTTTATGGTCTTGCTGCTCGCGGTCTTCTTCGAGGTGCTCAAAGTGTGGAGGGTGTGGCTGGGGAGCAACGCCAGGCTGGCTCCGCCTCCGCAGCCGTACGCAGCCCCCCAATCCTTCGGCGGCGACAGCATCTCCGTCGTGGAGAGCAGCCCCTCGGAGTCCTCGCTTACCCCCATGCAGTCACGCCCCCTCGCTCTGAACACCAGAAAACG CTGGCAGCTACATGGCATCCAGGCAGTCCTCCACATGCTGCAGGTGTCTCTGGGCTACATGCTGATGCTGTGCGTCATGTCCTACAACACCTGGATCTTCCTCGGGGTCATCGCGGGCTCCCTCCTCGGTTACTTCATCTCATTCCCTCTCCTGGGTCACATCTGA
- the slc31a2 gene encoding probable low affinity copper uptake protein 2 isoform X1: protein MMSMTFGVSSSVTLLFDFWRVHGPAGMVLSVFMVLLLAVFFEVLKVWRVWLGSNARLAPPPQPYAAPQSFGGDSISVVESSPSESSLTPMQSRPLALNTRKRWQLHGIQAVLHMLQVSLGYMLMLCVMSYNTWIFLGVIAGSLLGYFISFPLLGHI from the exons ATGACTTTTGGGGTGTCAAGCAGCGTGACGCTGCTGTTTGACTTCTGGAGAGTGCACGGGCCTGCAG GGATGGTGCTGTCGGTGTTTATGGTCTTGCTGCTCGCGGTCTTCTTCGAGGTGCTCAAAGTGTGGAGGGTGTGGCTGGGGAGCAACGCCAGGCTGGCTCCGCCTCCGCAGCCGTACGCAGCCCCCCAATCCTTCGGCGGCGACAGCATCTCCGTCGTGGAGAGCAGCCCCTCGGAGTCCTCGCTTACCCCCATGCAGTCACGCCCCCTCGCTCTGAACACCAGAAAACG CTGGCAGCTACATGGCATCCAGGCAGTCCTCCACATGCTGCAGGTGTCTCTGGGCTACATGCTGATGCTGTGCGTCATGTCCTACAACACCTGGATCTTCCTCGGGGTCATCGCGGGCTCCCTCCTCGGTTACTTCATCTCATTCCCTCTCCTGGGTCACATCTGA